One part of the Saprospiraceae bacterium genome encodes these proteins:
- the accC gene encoding acetyl-CoA carboxylase biotin carboxylase subunit: protein MFNKILIANRGEIALRIIRTAREMGIKTVAIYSTADRESLHVRFADEAVCIGPPASSQSYLNIPKIMAAVEITNADAVHPGYGFLAENAEFAEICHQYGIKFIGPTPDQIRRMGDKITAKETMIKAGVPVVPGSDGLLQDLVQGKKIASDIGYPVILKATAGGGGRGMRIVTKEEDFESMWSIARQEAKAAFSNDGMYIEKYIEEPRHIEFQIVGDQHGRVVHLSERDCSIQRRHQKLVEESPSPFMTSELRELMGEAAIKAGKAIDYEGVGTIEFLVDKYRNFYFMEMNTRIQVEHPVTEEVIDHDLIKEQIKVAAGIPITGKNYFPAMHAIEVRINAEDPYNDFRPNPGKITSLHTSKGHGVRVDTHVYSGYTVPQYYDSMIAKLICKAQTREECITKMERALDEFIIEGIKTTLPFHQQLMRNPDFRSGNFHTGFLNTFKLEPQK, encoded by the coding sequence ATGTTTAATAAGATATTAATCGCCAATCGTGGCGAAATTGCCTTACGAATTATTCGAACGGCACGTGAGATGGGTATTAAAACAGTAGCCATTTACTCTACAGCAGATCGTGAAAGTCTTCATGTGCGTTTTGCCGATGAAGCGGTTTGTATAGGACCACCGGCTTCTTCGCAATCCTATCTCAATATTCCAAAAATAATGGCGGCGGTAGAAATTACCAATGCAGATGCTGTGCATCCTGGTTATGGCTTTCTTGCAGAAAATGCTGAGTTTGCTGAAATCTGTCATCAATATGGTATTAAATTTATCGGCCCAACTCCAGATCAAATCAGAAGGATGGGTGATAAAATTACAGCTAAAGAAACCATGATTAAAGCTGGAGTGCCCGTAGTACCGGGTTCAGACGGTTTATTACAAGATTTAGTTCAAGGAAAAAAAATAGCATCAGACATTGGTTATCCTGTAATTTTAAAAGCAACAGCAGGTGGAGGTGGTCGAGGAATGCGGATTGTAACGAAAGAAGAGGATTTTGAATCCATGTGGAGTATTGCCCGTCAGGAAGCCAAAGCTGCTTTTTCAAATGATGGGATGTATATAGAAAAATATATAGAAGAGCCACGACATATAGAATTCCAAATAGTTGGTGACCAGCATGGAAGGGTGGTTCATCTTTCAGAGCGGGATTGCTCTATTCAAAGGCGGCATCAGAAATTAGTGGAAGAAAGTCCCTCTCCTTTTATGACTTCGGAACTTCGGGAATTAATGGGAGAAGCCGCAATAAAAGCTGGAAAAGCGATAGATTATGAAGGTGTCGGTACGATCGAATTTCTTGTTGACAAATATCGGAATTTCTATTTTATGGAAATGAATACCAGAATTCAGGTAGAACATCCGGTTACAGAAGAAGTTATTGATCACGATTTAATAAAAGAACAAATTAAAGTTGCTGCTGGAATTCCGATAACAGGTAAAAATTATTTTCCTGCAATGCATGCAATTGAAGTCCGGATAAATGCTGAAGATCCCTATAATGACTTTAGACCAAACCCAGGAAAAATTACTTCTTTACACACCTCCAAAGGACATGGTGTGCGCGTAGATACCCATGTATATTCTGGTTATACAGTTCCTCAATATTACGATTCAATGATTGCAAAATTAATTTGTAAAGCACAGACTCGCGAAGAATGTATTACTAAAATGGAACGCGCACTCGATGAATTTATCATTGAAGGAATTAAAACTACTTTGCCATTTCACCAACAACTTATGCGGAATCCTGATTTTAGATCTGGGAATTTTCATACTGGATTTTTAAATACTTTTAAGCTCGAACCTCAAAAATAA
- a CDS encoding S46 family peptidase has product MIFKRLKLFVFAILISIHGFCGEGMWLPLFLKSLNEKEMKSMGMKISAEDIYSINKGSLKDAIVLFGGGCTSEIISDQGLMLTNHHCGYGYIQSYTTIENNYLRDGFWARSKSEELKCSGLTATLIVRMEDVTLKVLDGVDVKWNENRRRNKVDENIEKIKLQIPKEADQDLLIRSFYNGNQYFLFVTEVFKDVRLVGAPPESIGKFGADTDNWVWPRHTGDFSLFRIYANKSNRPAEYSKDNQPYKPKHFLPISLSGVNEGDFTMVFGFPGRTSEYLIAEAIRQQVEVLNPVRISLRDKTLKILDKHMRSNEQSKIQYASKYAGIANAWKKWIGENLGMKITNGLNKKQKADAEFQKRVNSNPLYTEYKNLIPDLENQYIRLEPFTKSREYYSETFSRNTDLINYYQLVKRLIDIYEGRGEATFKIKRDEVLKNVDGYFKDFDSEIDQEVFSALLEEFSKEMNPAFVFQYLKDELRKVNSDYKAFAKNLYTSSKLMNKDSFSNIFKLEYPQWLTKIREDKLFTFYEEMNYYLANDINKICSEYEDVILDLRRKHMAALMVVLPEKKYYPDANSTLRVTYGKVEGYKPRDGVHYLSRTTLDGVMEKYIPGDYEFDVPKKLQTLINNKDYGIYGENGKMPLAFIGSNHTTGGNSGSPAIDAHGNLIGLNFDRVWEGTMSDINYDPSICRNIMVDARYILFIIDKFAGAPWIVQEMKLVYPKKRKK; this is encoded by the coding sequence ATGATTTTTAAACGTTTAAAACTATTTGTATTTGCTATTCTAATTTCCATTCATGGATTTTGTGGTGAAGGGATGTGGTTGCCTTTGTTTTTAAAATCTCTGAATGAAAAAGAGATGAAATCAATGGGAATGAAAATTAGTGCGGAGGATATTTATAGCATTAATAAAGGTTCTTTAAAAGATGCCATCGTGCTATTTGGAGGAGGATGCACATCGGAAATTATTTCAGACCAGGGACTCATGCTCACCAATCATCATTGTGGATATGGTTATATTCAGTCCTATACTACAATTGAAAATAATTATTTGAGGGATGGATTTTGGGCGAGATCAAAATCAGAGGAACTCAAATGTTCTGGATTGACAGCAACGTTGATCGTAAGAATGGAGGATGTTACACTTAAAGTACTGGATGGGGTAGATGTGAAATGGAATGAGAATAGACGCAGAAATAAAGTGGATGAGAATATTGAGAAAATTAAACTGCAAATTCCAAAAGAAGCAGATCAGGATTTATTAATTCGAAGTTTTTATAATGGAAATCAGTATTTTCTATTTGTCACAGAAGTATTTAAAGATGTTCGACTCGTGGGTGCTCCTCCAGAATCTATTGGCAAATTTGGTGCAGATACCGATAATTGGGTTTGGCCTCGGCATACAGGAGACTTTTCTTTATTCCGGATTTATGCTAATAAATCGAATCGCCCAGCAGAGTATTCAAAAGATAATCAACCCTATAAGCCAAAACATTTTTTACCAATTTCTTTATCAGGTGTTAATGAAGGTGATTTTACAATGGTATTTGGTTTTCCAGGTCGTACCAGTGAATATTTGATTGCAGAGGCAATACGCCAACAAGTGGAAGTTTTAAATCCAGTGCGGATTTCCTTACGGGATAAAACCTTAAAAATTCTCGACAAACATATGCGTTCCAATGAACAATCAAAAATTCAATACGCATCAAAATATGCAGGTATAGCAAATGCCTGGAAGAAATGGATTGGCGAAAATCTTGGTATGAAGATTACCAATGGTTTAAATAAAAAGCAAAAGGCAGATGCAGAATTCCAAAAGCGAGTAAATTCAAATCCATTATATACGGAATATAAAAACTTAATTCCAGATTTAGAAAATCAGTATATCCGTTTGGAACCTTTTACAAAATCCAGAGAATATTATTCAGAAACTTTTAGTCGAAATACAGATCTTATAAATTATTATCAATTAGTTAAACGGTTGATTGATATATATGAAGGAAGAGGTGAAGCTACCTTTAAGATTAAGCGGGATGAAGTATTGAAAAATGTGGATGGGTATTTTAAAGACTTTGATTCTGAAATTGACCAGGAAGTATTCAGTGCATTGCTTGAGGAGTTTTCCAAAGAAATGAATCCTGCATTTGTTTTTCAATACTTAAAAGATGAATTGCGAAAAGTGAATTCAGATTATAAGGCATTTGCCAAAAATTTATATACATCTAGCAAATTAATGAATAAAGATAGCTTTTCAAATATTTTTAAATTGGAATATCCACAATGGCTTACAAAAATTCGAGAGGATAAATTGTTTACCTTTTATGAAGAGATGAATTATTATTTAGCAAATGATATAAATAAAATTTGCTCAGAATATGAAGATGTCATTTTGGATTTGAGAAGAAAGCATATGGCCGCACTCATGGTTGTTTTACCAGAGAAAAAGTATTATCCTGATGCTAATTCTACCTTGCGGGTGACCTATGGAAAAGTGGAAGGCTATAAACCCCGGGATGGAGTCCATTATTTGTCGCGAACTACTTTAGATGGTGTCATGGAAAAATACATTCCAGGTGATTATGAATTTGATGTACCAAAAAAATTACAAACTTTAATTAATAATAAAGATTACGGAATTTATGGCGAAAATGGTAAAATGCCCCTGGCATTTATTGGATCAAATCACACCACGGGAGGCAATTCAGGTAGTCCAGCCATAGATGCACATGGTAATCTGATTGGTTTAAATTTCGATAGAGTTTGGGAAGGAACAATGAGTGATATTAATTATGATCCTTCCATTTGTCGAAATATTATGGTGGATGCACGATATATTTTATTTATAATTGACAAATTCGCAGGCGCACCCTGGATAGTACAAGAAATGAAATTAGTGTATCCTAAAAAGCGAAAAAAATAA
- a CDS encoding ABC transporter ATP-binding protein, with protein sequence MSLVANYRYRVMAHFVFYILATLFTILSIPAIIPLFEMLFQKQMPSFQAPDQIQGLGDFISLVKYRLAVWINQRDQNDALMLICGGLGLIFFFKNLFRYLAIYTMAPVRVGISAQLRQKLFNKWMNLPLSYFSEERKGDLISRMTTDVQEIEFSILSTLETLVKDPLLILGSLTIMIYTSPPLTLFVLVLMLFTSVVIGGISRTLRKQSSTAQHLMGDLISIQEESLGGLRVIKSFAAENYVIGRFNWVLDVYRNMVIKIHRRRDLSSPLSEFLGITVVCFLLWYGAKLVFADEMAGSVFIAFLYAFFNVIEPSKALSNAYFNIQKGLAAADRINQVLDAPEQIQDSAEAISIHRFEQEIRFENVSFRYPNQTSDVLQNINLVIPKGKTIAIVGASGSGKTTLVDLLARFYEVRQGAIKIDGINIQDLKLNDLRGLMGMVSQDPILFNDSIRNNILFGKSEVTDEGIWHSLKAAHANLFVEDQDERLDYIIGDRGIKLSGGQRQRLTIARALMRNPDILILDEATSSLDTSSEKIIQEAMSEILKDRTALIIAHRLTTIQNADQIIVLRDGQIVEQGNHDDLLKKGGEYSSFVSLQSFQLT encoded by the coding sequence ATGAGTTTGGTAGCCAATTACCGATATCGCGTAATGGCACATTTTGTTTTTTATATTCTTGCTACACTTTTTACAATTTTAAGTATTCCTGCGATTATTCCGCTTTTTGAAATGTTATTTCAAAAACAAATGCCGAGTTTTCAAGCACCCGATCAAATACAGGGTTTAGGTGATTTTATTTCTTTAGTAAAATATCGCTTAGCTGTTTGGATTAATCAACGGGATCAAAATGATGCCTTGATGTTAATTTGTGGTGGACTTGGTTTGATTTTTTTCTTCAAAAATTTATTCCGGTATCTTGCAATTTATACAATGGCTCCAGTGCGTGTTGGAATTTCTGCGCAACTTCGCCAAAAGCTATTTAACAAATGGATGAACCTACCACTTTCCTATTTTTCTGAAGAGCGAAAAGGAGATCTTATATCCCGTATGACCACGGATGTGCAGGAAATTGAATTTAGCATTTTATCTACATTGGAAACCTTAGTCAAAGATCCCTTATTGATTTTAGGAAGTCTGACCATAATGATTTATACGAGTCCGCCACTTACTTTATTTGTTTTGGTATTAATGCTATTTACTTCGGTGGTTATCGGTGGAATTTCTAGAACCCTTAGAAAGCAATCTAGTACGGCCCAACATTTAATGGGTGATTTAATTTCTATACAAGAAGAAAGCTTAGGCGGATTGCGCGTGATTAAATCCTTTGCAGCTGAAAATTATGTAATTGGAAGATTCAATTGGGTACTGGATGTATACCGCAATATGGTAATTAAGATTCATCGCAGACGAGACCTTTCTTCTCCCCTTTCTGAATTTCTAGGGATTACCGTTGTATGTTTCCTACTTTGGTATGGAGCTAAATTAGTATTTGCTGATGAAATGGCTGGCTCTGTTTTTATCGCATTTTTATATGCATTTTTTAATGTAATTGAACCCTCAAAAGCTTTATCTAATGCATATTTTAATATCCAAAAAGGTTTGGCTGCTGCAGATCGAATAAACCAAGTTTTAGATGCTCCTGAGCAAATACAAGATTCTGCAGAGGCAATATCTATTCATCGTTTTGAACAAGAGATCCGGTTTGAAAATGTTTCCTTTCGGTATCCAAATCAAACATCTGATGTTTTGCAAAATATCAATTTGGTAATTCCTAAAGGAAAAACCATTGCAATTGTGGGTGCGTCTGGCTCTGGTAAAACTACGCTTGTAGATCTCTTGGCTCGCTTTTATGAAGTGCGTCAAGGTGCTATTAAAATTGATGGAATAAACATCCAGGATTTAAAATTAAATGATCTCAGAGGATTGATGGGTATGGTTAGCCAGGATCCCATACTTTTCAATGACAGTATTCGAAACAATATATTATTTGGAAAGTCCGAAGTAACGGATGAAGGAATCTGGCATAGTCTCAAAGCAGCACATGCTAATCTATTTGTTGAAGATCAGGATGAACGACTAGATTATATAATTGGGGACCGAGGTATTAAACTAAGTGGCGGACAACGCCAACGCTTAACAATAGCCCGGGCTTTAATGAGAAATCCTGATATTCTCATATTAGATGAAGCCACTTCCTCATTAGATACGAGTTCTGAGAAAATTATTCAGGAAGCTATGTCAGAAATTCTAAAAGATCGCACAGCCTTAATCATAGCCCACCGGTTGACAACAATTCAAAATGCTGATCAAATTATTGTATTGCGAGATGGGCAAATTGTAGAGCAAGGAAACCATGACGACTTGTTAAAAAAGGGAGGCGAATACAGTAGTTTTGTATCTTTACAATCATTTCAACTAACATAA
- a CDS encoding T9SS type A sorting domain-containing protein: MRRILIIVLTFALLKSSQVQAQVRVLQDYIAQKHNFKEICKKADKMIRKNKLEDASYREGIFRKKSDKKEFLDDEKLKFERWKWYWRDRVTESGEFPDLQRQWVIYNQILKQGGLNLRNTQNWKHEGPNRNSGGYWGMGRTTHVGFHPTQTNTFFVASPNGGLWKTADNGKTYTSIADNLPYQPVGIVLVDPTAANTLYITLGEKDGWWQYSMGVYKSTDGGKNWSATGLNWKLTDNKVIYALEMNPLNSSILMAATSDGLYKTFNGGIHWTKIKTENYSDVKYKPGDTNTVFIALNDYWGQCNVLKSTDGGNTFLIASDFGFQKAFLRLATTQANAAYLGVNMSVDGERKLYISKNTGLTFDYVSEMPENKVLFFSPSNTSILYCGYVVIYKSIDGGKTWTQITNWWNNGNGLPEVHADHHFILNHPSKKEELYFCCDGGVYRYHEKTEVWDELVNNLPITQFYKLAISTTNPPTIIGGSQDNGGWIKRANGSWGNTNGGDAMSQVIDPLNANIGYTEYWGGNAVYRTTNGFNNLDDITQNIGAELPGQWVTPFGLNPRNSKTFIIAYNDVFVSHDRGNSFKKISNNLTGNIDNDLRNVKINPVDSQLVVASRGNTFYISKDFGKSWKSNNLVTSLEITDYEFHPKDTNKMWCVRGGYGAIKVMFSKDKGSSWTNITKNFVNTPTSCIIFDEASNTLFVGTDFGVFYSDADTLDWQYYGIGLPHTAVTDLKIHPTLRKLYISTYGRGFYSIDLPYCAPAQINLLVQVDNGSFENRDSLKICSGSIIKLKAQDSLSGSFRWRGPNLDTTLLNESQWNAGTFSNAGRTSGNYILEYTSEIGCKRLDTIYIRFLNRPNFSINQNHPYFDCHFDSIQLKPSLTIDTLNYAYKWTGPNLDVPNYTAYVKESGRYYLELKNLAGNCSFYEFVDVFRVYDPILDSTIIKSNLCFGDSMGSIKVDVLLGKSPYKYLWSNQKTSSEINSLIKGTYFITVQDANLCEVIDTFTITEPEDLNIIWTINASSGNNGFIELKVTGGTPPYTFLWTQKDGSIIVGQTKDLYNLPAGIFDLKISDANQCDYIKKGIEVKDFVSNDNFIENGLGIYPNPVKDQLLLITKNPWSKNLELQCLDMQGKRILLSYQKLDQFTIQTNVAHLSAGDYILIAKSTDQKAEIKFSKL, translated from the coding sequence ATGAGAAGAATCCTAATCATTGTTTTGACATTTGCCCTTCTTAAATCCTCACAAGTACAGGCACAAGTTAGAGTCCTTCAGGATTATATTGCCCAAAAACATAATTTCAAGGAGATCTGTAAGAAAGCAGATAAAATGATCCGGAAGAATAAATTAGAAGATGCATCTTATCGTGAAGGTATATTCAGAAAAAAATCTGATAAAAAAGAGTTTTTGGATGATGAAAAGCTAAAATTTGAGCGATGGAAATGGTATTGGAGAGATCGAGTCACTGAATCAGGAGAATTTCCAGATCTTCAAAGACAATGGGTAATCTATAACCAAATTTTAAAACAAGGAGGGTTAAATCTCAGAAATACCCAAAATTGGAAACACGAAGGTCCAAATCGGAATTCTGGAGGATATTGGGGTATGGGGCGCACAACACATGTTGGTTTTCATCCTACCCAAACAAATACATTTTTTGTAGCATCTCCAAATGGAGGACTTTGGAAAACTGCAGACAATGGCAAAACCTACACATCCATAGCCGATAATCTGCCTTACCAACCGGTAGGGATTGTATTGGTTGATCCAACAGCCGCCAATACACTTTATATAACACTCGGTGAAAAAGATGGATGGTGGCAATATAGTATGGGCGTTTATAAGTCTACAGATGGCGGGAAAAATTGGTCAGCTACCGGACTAAATTGGAAACTAACAGACAACAAAGTGATTTATGCTTTAGAAATGAATCCCTTAAATTCATCTATTCTAATGGCAGCTACCAGCGATGGTTTATATAAAACGTTTAATGGTGGAATCCATTGGACTAAAATTAAAACTGAAAATTATTCAGATGTAAAATATAAACCAGGTGATACGAATACAGTTTTTATTGCTTTAAATGATTATTGGGGTCAATGCAATGTATTAAAATCAACAGATGGTGGAAATACATTTTTAATTGCTTCTGATTTTGGGTTTCAAAAAGCATTTTTACGACTTGCGACAACCCAGGCAAATGCTGCTTATTTAGGTGTTAATATGAGTGTGGATGGGGAACGAAAATTATATATTTCCAAAAACACCGGACTAACATTTGATTATGTTTCCGAAATGCCTGAAAACAAAGTTTTGTTTTTTTCTCCAAGCAATACTTCGATTTTGTATTGTGGATATGTTGTAATTTATAAATCTATAGATGGTGGTAAAACCTGGACTCAAATTACAAACTGGTGGAATAATGGGAACGGATTGCCAGAAGTTCATGCGGATCATCATTTTATTCTCAATCATCCTTCAAAAAAAGAGGAGCTTTATTTTTGTTGTGATGGGGGTGTTTATAGATATCATGAAAAAACAGAAGTTTGGGATGAATTAGTCAATAATTTACCAATCACTCAATTTTATAAATTAGCAATATCTACCACAAATCCACCAACAATAATAGGTGGTAGTCAGGATAATGGAGGATGGATCAAACGAGCCAATGGTAGCTGGGGTAATACAAATGGAGGAGACGCAATGTCACAAGTTATTGATCCACTCAATGCCAATATCGGGTATACTGAATATTGGGGTGGCAATGCGGTATATCGAACTACAAATGGTTTTAATAATCTCGATGATATTACCCAAAACATTGGTGCAGAATTACCAGGACAATGGGTAACACCTTTTGGATTGAATCCAAGAAATTCAAAAACCTTTATTATTGCATATAATGATGTTTTTGTCAGCCACGATCGTGGGAATAGTTTTAAAAAAATTAGCAATAACTTAACTGGAAACATAGATAATGATTTAAGAAATGTAAAAATAAATCCAGTAGATAGCCAACTAGTAGTTGCAAGTAGGGGAAATACCTTTTACATATCAAAAGATTTTGGTAAAAGCTGGAAATCTAACAATCTCGTCACAAGCTTGGAAATAACTGATTATGAATTTCACCCAAAGGATACAAATAAAATGTGGTGTGTTCGTGGAGGTTATGGTGCAATTAAAGTAATGTTTTCTAAAGATAAAGGTTCCAGTTGGACTAATATAACAAAAAATTTTGTGAATACACCAACTTCATGTATCATCTTTGATGAAGCATCAAATACTTTATTTGTTGGGACAGATTTTGGGGTTTTCTATTCTGATGCAGACACCCTGGATTGGCAATATTATGGCATTGGATTGCCGCATACTGCAGTTACTGATTTAAAGATTCATCCAACTTTACGAAAATTATATATTTCAACTTATGGCAGAGGATTTTATTCAATTGATTTACCATATTGTGCACCAGCACAAATCAATTTATTAGTACAAGTTGACAACGGATCATTTGAAAATCGAGATAGCCTTAAAATATGCTCCGGTTCCATAATAAAACTTAAAGCACAAGATAGTTTATCAGGAAGTTTCCGTTGGCGTGGCCCCAATTTAGATACCACACTTTTGAATGAATCGCAATGGAATGCTGGAACTTTTTCAAATGCTGGTCGGACCTCTGGAAATTATATTTTGGAATATACTTCAGAAATCGGATGCAAACGATTGGATACCATTTACATTCGCTTTTTGAACCGACCAAATTTTAGTATCAACCAGAATCATCCTTATTTTGATTGTCACTTTGATTCAATACAGTTAAAGCCCAGCTTGACAATCGATACTTTAAATTATGCTTATAAATGGACAGGACCAAATTTAGATGTACCCAATTACACTGCTTATGTAAAGGAATCGGGGCGATATTACTTAGAATTGAAAAATCTTGCAGGGAATTGTAGCTTTTATGAATTCGTGGATGTTTTTAGAGTATACGACCCAATTTTAGATTCAACAATAATAAAGTCAAATCTTTGCTTTGGGGATTCCATGGGTAGTATAAAAGTAGATGTCCTTTTAGGGAAAAGTCCTTATAAATATTTATGGTCAAATCAAAAAACGAGTTCTGAAATCAACAGTTTGATAAAGGGCACTTATTTTATTACTGTACAAGATGCTAATTTATGTGAAGTTATAGACACATTTACCATCACAGAACCTGAAGATCTCAATATAATTTGGACTATTAATGCATCTTCCGGCAATAACGGATTCATTGAACTTAAAGTAACAGGTGGAACTCCACCTTATACATTTCTTTGGACGCAAAAGGATGGTTCAATAATAGTTGGACAAACTAAAGATTTGTATAATTTGCCTGCTGGAATTTTTGATTTAAAGATTTCTGATGCAAATCAATGTGATTATATTAAGAAGGGAATTGAGGTAAAAGATTTTGTTTCTAATGATAATTTTATTGAAAATGGACTTGGTATATATCCAAATCCAGTGAAAGATCAACTTTTACTCATAACAAAAAACCCATGGAGTAAAAATCTAGAATTGCAATGTTTAGATATGCAAGGGAAAAGGATTTTATTGTCCTATCAAAAATTAGATCAATTTACAATTCAGACAAATGTTGCCCATTTGTCGGCAGGAGATTATATATTAATAGCCAAATCAACAGATCAAAAAGCGGAAATTAAATTTAGTAAATTATAG
- the accB gene encoding acetyl-CoA carboxylase biotin carboxyl carrier protein → MNFKEIQELIRLVSKSDLAEFKMKEGDFELKIKTGKAITTQHAMPVSYLPSAPAISHHEPLNLAKPPAGIGQIAVSDKNENDSSEGSKNLLEIKSPMVGTFYRSPGPDKPQFVKVGDKVDSGTTVCIIEAMKLFNEIESEVKGTIVKVMVEDASPVEYDQVLFLVEP, encoded by the coding sequence ATGAACTTTAAAGAAATTCAGGAACTCATTCGTCTGGTTAGCAAATCAGATCTTGCTGAATTCAAAATGAAGGAAGGCGATTTTGAGTTGAAAATTAAAACCGGAAAAGCAATCACTACGCAACATGCAATGCCTGTTTCGTATTTGCCTTCTGCTCCAGCGATTAGTCATCATGAGCCCTTAAATTTAGCTAAACCACCAGCGGGCATTGGACAAATTGCAGTATCTGATAAAAACGAAAATGATTCTTCAGAAGGTTCAAAAAACTTACTTGAAATTAAATCACCTATGGTCGGCACTTTTTATCGTTCTCCAGGGCCAGACAAACCTCAATTTGTGAAAGTTGGTGACAAAGTTGATTCTGGCACTACGGTATGTATCATTGAAGCTATGAAGCTTTTCAACGAAATAGAAAGTGAGGTAAAAGGTACGATTGTAAAAGTGATGGTTGAAGATGCGTCACCTGTTGAATATGACCAGGTATTATTCTTAGTTGAACCTTAA
- a CDS encoding T9SS type A sorting domain-containing protein: MKLISTLILTLIASFLIGQTIITNIVQPATGDSFYYKIDTASTGILLGNTGGNQSWDFSLLSSNINSSEVYRKSSEGSNSAAFPTADAVVIQGLTENYYKFYTNRIELLGTATRAGGLPIPGVGGANVFPKPVVTQKYPENYTDPLSYSVVNSINIPIAIIPDSILALLPLKPDSIRINFDTKFSKVADAWGTLKLPAKTWNVLREKRQTESTSTLDAFISKPFPIGWIDVTALASGIFTGFFGTTKTTSFAFVSNETKGLIASVNLDTLGNPTTVQFKPDDKVFVITENEFAINQIKIYPNPSKHEINIASINLDPGSYTLVVTDVYGKEIVRSNRFISNVANLKLDISNFLNGAYYMKLINNKGAEKASQAFVKF, encoded by the coding sequence ATGAAATTAATTTCTACCCTAATTTTAACTCTGATAGCTAGTTTTTTAATTGGTCAAACAATTATTACTAATATCGTACAGCCAGCGACAGGTGATTCTTTTTACTATAAAATTGATACCGCAAGTACAGGTATTTTATTGGGAAACACCGGTGGAAACCAAAGCTGGGATTTCAGTTTGTTATCATCAAATATCAACAGTTCTGAAGTTTATCGTAAGTCGTCAGAGGGTTCCAATAGTGCCGCATTTCCAACTGCAGATGCGGTCGTTATTCAAGGATTGACTGAAAATTATTATAAATTTTATACAAATCGGATTGAATTATTAGGAACCGCCACAAGAGCAGGAGGATTACCAATCCCAGGAGTTGGCGGAGCAAATGTATTTCCTAAGCCTGTAGTGACACAAAAATATCCTGAAAATTATACGGATCCCCTTTCCTATTCCGTTGTAAATTCTATTAATATTCCAATTGCAATTATTCCTGATAGTATTTTAGCATTGTTACCATTAAAGCCAGATTCCATTAGAATTAATTTTGATACAAAATTTTCAAAAGTAGCAGATGCCTGGGGTACATTAAAACTACCAGCTAAAACCTGGAACGTTTTAAGAGAAAAAAGACAAACAGAAAGCACAAGCACCCTGGATGCTTTTATTTCAAAACCATTTCCAATAGGTTGGATTGATGTGACGGCACTTGCATCCGGCATTTTTACTGGATTTTTTGGCACTACTAAAACGACCAGTTTTGCTTTTGTTTCCAATGAAACAAAAGGGCTTATAGCCTCTGTAAATCTTGATACTTTAGGCAATCCAACAACGGTACAATTCAAACCAGATGATAAAGTATTTGTAATAACCGAAAATGAATTTGCAATAAATCAGATAAAAATATATCCAAATCCTTCTAAGCATGAAATCAATATTGCTTCCATCAATTTAGATCCAGGTTCTTACACCTTAGTTGTTACTGATGTTTATGGAAAAGAAATTGTACGCAGTAATCGATTTATATCAAATGTAGCTAATTTAAAATTGGATATTTCTAATTTCCTAAATGGAGCATATTATATGAAGTTAATCAATAATAAAGGGGCCGAAAAAGCAAGCCAAGCTTTCGTAAAATTTTAA